A genomic segment from Candidatus Zixiibacteriota bacterium encodes:
- a CDS encoding cyclic nucleotide-binding domain-containing protein produces MNNVQTLEPYLAEHPFLKGMEKRHIELLVGCASNVRFEAGQYIFREGDEANEFYFIRHGKMALEIFRPHKGGIVVQTIKPGDVVGWAWLFPPHLRHFDCRAIELTRAIALDGTCLRNKCEQDHELGYEIMRRFAALMEDELLALRLQLLDIYGVQQT; encoded by the coding sequence ATGAACAACGTACAGACGCTCGAACCTTATCTGGCCGAGCATCCCTTTCTCAAGGGCATGGAAAAAAGGCACATCGAGTTGCTCGTCGGCTGCGCCTCGAATGTGCGCTTTGAAGCCGGTCAGTACATTTTCCGTGAGGGTGACGAAGCCAACGAATTCTACTTCATTCGTCACGGCAAAATGGCCCTGGAAATCTTCCGCCCCCACAAAGGCGGAATCGTAGTGCAAACAATTAAACCCGGCGATGTCGTCGGCTGGGCATGGCTGTTTCCTCCCCACCTCAGACATTTCGACTGCCGCGCCATCGAACTCACCCGCGCTATCGCCCTCGACGGTACCTGTCTGCGTAACAAATGCGAACAGGACCATGAACTTGGATACGAAATAATGCGGCGCTTCGCGGCCCTGATGGAAGACGAGCTGCTGGCGCTCAGATTACAACTTCTGGATATATATGGTGTACAACAAACCTGA
- a CDS encoding FAD/NAD(P)-binding protein, translating into MVYNKPDNTVSYQNGVAAMMPHPFVIKKIIKCTEDTFTLELKSADNSSGLEFAPGQFNMLYVYGVGEVPVSISGDPTSTKTLVHTIRVVGTVTRALRRLTVGEIVGVRGPYGSAWPVKRAEGCDVVIVAGGIGLAPLRPAIYYLLAKRKKYGRIVLLYGTRTPADILFRNELEQWRARFDLEVEVTVDRGDDAWWGNVGVVPTLIPGASFDPLNTVAMTCGPEVMMRFTVMALRKKGVDVKDIYVSMERNMKCAIGLCGHCQFGGKFICKDGPVFSYDQVMDLFNKREI; encoded by the coding sequence ATGGTGTACAACAAACCTGACAACACGGTTAGTTACCAAAACGGCGTCGCGGCCATGATGCCACACCCGTTTGTAATTAAGAAAATAATCAAATGCACCGAAGACACGTTCACGCTCGAACTCAAGAGCGCTGACAATTCGAGCGGCCTTGAATTCGCCCCCGGCCAGTTCAACATGCTCTATGTCTACGGTGTCGGCGAAGTACCGGTCTCCATCAGCGGCGACCCAACCTCGACCAAAACCCTCGTGCACACTATTCGCGTCGTCGGCACCGTCACCCGCGCCCTCCGCCGACTCACTGTCGGCGAAATAGTCGGCGTGCGCGGTCCCTACGGTTCCGCATGGCCGGTGAAAAGAGCCGAGGGTTGCGATGTCGTTATTGTCGCCGGAGGTATCGGCCTGGCCCCTCTCAGACCAGCCATATACTACCTGCTCGCCAAGAGGAAAAAATATGGCCGAATAGTCCTGCTCTATGGCACCAGAACCCCCGCCGATATCCTCTTCCGAAACGAACTCGAACAGTGGCGCGCCCGATTCGACCTCGAAGTCGAAGTAACCGTGGACCGCGGCGATGACGCCTGGTGGGGCAACGTCGGCGTCGTCCCCACCCTTATACCCGGCGCCAGTTTCGACCCGCTCAATACTGTCGCCATGACCTGCGGCCCCGAGGTCATGATGCGTTTCACGGTCATGGCTCTGCGCAAAAAAGGCGTCGACGTTAAAGACATCTACGTCTCCATGGAACGAAACATGAAATGCGCCATCGGACTTTGCGGCCACTGCCAGTTCGGCGGGAAATTCATCTGCAAAGACGGCCCCGTCTTCAGCTATGATCAGGTTATGGACTTGTTCAACAAGCGAGAAATATAA
- a CDS encoding protease inhibitor I42 family protein, whose amino-acid sequence MWKAKSIVYAVILTLSISLACSSQSSDPKVYADSADTVSVKMGERFKIALESNPSTGYGWRFVSDVDSSLLKLMEHQYIAKPNPEKVVGRGGHDEWLFEAIAAGSTSVALEYLRPWDSTSVEREVEFQIFIGE is encoded by the coding sequence ATGTGGAAAGCGAAGAGTATTGTTTATGCGGTCATACTGACCCTGTCGATAAGTCTGGCCTGCAGCAGTCAGAGCAGTGATCCCAAGGTCTATGCAGATTCCGCAGATACTGTCAGTGTAAAGATGGGCGAGCGGTTCAAGATCGCGCTCGAGTCGAATCCATCGACCGGGTATGGATGGCGGTTTGTCAGCGATGTCGATTCATCTCTTTTGAAGCTGATGGAGCATCAGTATATCGCCAAGCCCAATCCGGAGAAAGTGGTTGGACGCGGGGGTCATGATGAGTGGCTTTTCGAGGCGATAGCGGCCGGGTCGACATCGGTGGCCCTGGAGTATCTTCGCCCGTGGGATTCTACCTCGGTGGAACGCGAGGTGGAGTTTCAGATTTTCATCGGTGAGTAG
- a CDS encoding tetratricopeptide repeat protein, with amino-acid sequence MRYEAEKKLYQADKQTQRLQAFGQNLSPEQIRQVYPAYREAVDFCYSALDSIDPLAFPHETNELKYLTYESSTRLARLLLSAQQYDSSIAILDRLIKNVELDERQLLPTYLNLGQTLQLSGRWDSALVVYNFTINGFFPPVGDDGTIMVEAFNLPLHLYRMTAMINDPAAVQKEFDRARLYYTDLLSQYPGTPLASASHIALADLYEAAGMYDSELQQLSAVLDPAETDYQSLRLRMAGIMAGRLKKYDSAISIYNDILNRLDPNDSTAAPDIKFRIALALLDQQKYEQAREIVFNIKKQYPRFYEATPVPQYTVARSLELQGNWRRAEQEYNLLIEKYPNSDEAMMAHLNAIDFLKKQKRQPEADLWYAKADKYLDDIALKNLGTAGEAKALFYRAELRRRAGKLAETAEILTSVFRKFPDSEPGRRAIMGAASIYRENLNNPQKADSLTEALKEHLARETDVAQKKDLFAD; translated from the coding sequence ATGCGCTATGAAGCGGAAAAGAAGCTGTATCAGGCCGACAAACAAACTCAGCGCCTGCAGGCCTTCGGTCAGAATCTCTCCCCAGAACAAATCCGACAGGTATACCCGGCTTATCGCGAGGCCGTCGATTTCTGTTATTCAGCGCTTGATTCAATCGATCCTCTGGCTTTCCCCCATGAAACCAACGAACTGAAATACCTCACTTACGAATCATCGACCAGACTCGCCCGGCTGCTTCTGTCCGCCCAACAGTACGACAGTTCCATAGCCATTCTTGACCGCCTGATAAAGAATGTTGAACTTGATGAAAGACAACTTCTGCCAACCTATCTCAACCTGGGGCAAACACTCCAGCTTTCCGGCCGATGGGATTCCGCCCTCGTTGTCTACAACTTCACCATTAATGGATTCTTCCCGCCCGTTGGCGACGATGGGACAATTATGGTGGAAGCATTTAACCTGCCGCTGCATCTGTACAGAATGACAGCCATGATAAACGATCCTGCCGCCGTCCAAAAAGAATTTGACCGCGCCAGACTTTACTATACCGATTTATTGAGCCAGTACCCGGGCACACCACTGGCTTCCGCCAGTCACATCGCCCTGGCCGATCTATACGAAGCCGCCGGCATGTACGACTCGGAGTTGCAGCAGTTATCCGCCGTCCTCGATCCTGCCGAGACGGACTATCAGTCTCTCCGGTTGAGAATGGCAGGCATCATGGCCGGCCGCCTGAAAAAATACGACAGCGCTATCTCCATCTACAACGACATCCTCAACAGGCTGGACCCCAATGACTCTACTGCGGCCCCCGACATCAAATTCAGGATCGCTCTCGCTTTGCTCGACCAGCAGAAATATGAGCAGGCTCGTGAAATTGTCTTCAACATCAAAAAACAATACCCGCGCTTCTACGAAGCCACCCCGGTTCCGCAATATACCGTAGCGCGGTCACTCGAACTCCAGGGCAACTGGCGCCGGGCCGAACAGGAATATAATCTTCTGATAGAAAAATACCCCAATTCCGACGAAGCTATGATGGCGCATCTTAATGCCATCGACTTCCTGAAAAAACAAAAACGACAACCCGAAGCCGACCTCTGGTACGCAAAAGCGGACAAATACCTTGACGATATCGCCCTGAAAAACCTCGGCACGGCCGGCGAAGCCAAAGCCCTCTTTTACAGGGCCGAACTCCGAAGACGCGCCGGCAAACTAGCTGAAACTGCCGAAATCCTGACATCCGTCTTCCGAAAATTCCCCGATTCAGAACCCGGACGCAGAGCTATAATGGGTGCGGCATCGATTTATCGTGAAAACCTCAACAACCCCCAAAAAGCCGATTCCCTGACCGAAGCCCTCAAAGAGCACCTCGCCAGGGAAACTGACGTCGCTCAAAAGAAGGATCTTTTCGCCGATTAA
- a CDS encoding 4Fe-4S dicluster domain-containing protein: MTDTTNKIGEKLVLTRDQLPQLFKALQKSGYTLIGPTIRDHAIVNQEIDNCVDLPEGYSDQQDAAAYRLSKTDKTALFDYNVATQSFKRFLFIPRHTILRAKRKKKTFEVADNKYSPSKMAFIGVRPCELHAIYIQDRVFTAGEFIDEQYQKQRDQIFLVVVNCTKASKSCFCTSMETGPQATTGFDLALTEIAQPGKHFFVLEIGSEQARTILSGIKCKPASQSDIDAADAAVASAAAQIERTLDTTGIKELFLRNIDNVYWDKVGGRCMSCANCTLVCPTCFCSTVEDVTDLSGDNAERARRWDSCFTMDFSYIHGGSVRPSSKARYRQWITHKLAAWQDQFGSSGCVGCGRCITWCPVGIDITEEARTIRERDIKPATVTEKTEV; this comes from the coding sequence ATGACTGACACCACCAATAAAATCGGCGAAAAGCTTGTTTTAACCCGCGACCAACTGCCGCAACTATTCAAGGCTCTCCAGAAATCGGGTTACACCCTCATCGGGCCAACCATCCGCGATCACGCCATCGTTAACCAGGAAATTGACAACTGTGTTGACCTGCCCGAAGGCTACTCCGATCAGCAGGATGCCGCGGCCTACCGCTTGAGCAAAACCGATAAGACCGCCCTGTTCGATTACAATGTCGCCACCCAATCCTTTAAGAGATTCCTCTTCATACCGCGGCACACTATCCTGCGCGCGAAAAGAAAGAAAAAGACATTCGAGGTCGCCGATAACAAATACTCACCCTCAAAGATGGCCTTCATCGGTGTCCGGCCATGCGAACTGCACGCCATTTACATACAGGACCGCGTCTTCACAGCCGGCGAATTCATCGATGAACAATACCAGAAACAACGCGACCAGATTTTTCTCGTGGTGGTCAACTGCACCAAAGCCTCGAAATCATGCTTCTGCACATCGATGGAAACCGGACCGCAGGCAACCACCGGCTTCGATCTGGCCCTGACCGAAATCGCCCAACCCGGTAAACACTTCTTTGTACTCGAAATCGGCAGCGAACAGGCCAGGACAATTCTCAGCGGCATAAAATGTAAACCTGCCTCGCAATCCGATATCGATGCTGCCGATGCCGCCGTCGCCAGTGCGGCCGCCCAGATCGAAAGAACCCTCGATACCACCGGCATAAAAGAACTCTTCCTGCGCAATATCGATAACGTCTATTGGGACAAAGTCGGCGGCCGATGTATGTCCTGCGCCAACTGCACTCTCGTCTGCCCGACCTGCTTCTGTTCCACCGTCGAAGATGTTACCGACCTCTCCGGAGATAACGCCGAAAGGGCCAGGCGATGGGACTCCTGCTTCACTATGGACTTCTCCTACATCCACGGCGGCTCCGTGAGACCCTCGTCAAAAGCTCGCTACCGCCAGTGGATAACCCACAAGCTGGCCGCCTGGCAGGACCAGTTCGGCAGCTCCGGCTGCGTCGGCTGCGGGCGCTGTATCACCTGGTGCCCCGTTGGCATTGATATAACCGAGGAGGCTCGCACCATCCGCGAGCGAGATATAAAGCCCGCCACTGTCACGGAAAAAACGGAGGTATGA
- a CDS encoding glycosyltransferase family 4 protein — MLIIGRLVGEKRGYSAFLQPYFVSVLARLTALAADTEVLVETFAALSGTRDWGEVERFQSRNVTIRNSRLHQLTLPFLPVKGAARPDAGEHGGGAGVLLVGGRGSVGGEMEMVELVLSSLRQRVGVCLPLDVPEAGLATGSVAGFLRRVYAQVKYLRKIVARVSRFRVLHVFCGYGESLVLFLVPVILIGRFFGKQVILDYQSPVGLYRRIGRSRLLPRLWRVCDRVVVPSVYLQQLVNSFGGRAFYQQPLLHVGNIVPRVVSRVQPHLAVCTDLEREHNVACAIRAFELVKRKYPRTELTIVGVGRQRRGLESFVLGRKLNGVHFVDGSGYRERQKVLASADVYVNCSSVDFLSAATIEAFASGLPVVSTPCGGGGDVWRDRRDIMRVDFNHHTGVADRIIELVEDPALTEMLSRRSVEIADRLIQKAGEGGYSSLYRDLIGRLA; from the coding sequence ATGCTAATTATAGGCAGATTGGTTGGAGAAAAAAGGGGCTATTCGGCTTTTCTTCAACCATATTTCGTGTCGGTTTTGGCGCGGTTGACCGCATTGGCGGCCGATACAGAGGTATTAGTTGAGACTTTCGCGGCGCTCAGTGGTACAAGGGATTGGGGGGAAGTGGAGAGGTTTCAGTCGAGGAATGTGACCATCAGAAACAGTAGATTACATCAGTTGACTTTGCCCTTTTTGCCTGTTAAGGGGGCGGCACGGCCCGATGCTGGGGAGCATGGCGGGGGGGCTGGCGTATTGCTGGTTGGTGGCAGGGGTTCGGTCGGTGGCGAGATGGAGATGGTTGAGCTGGTTCTTAGCAGTCTGCGTCAGAGAGTTGGAGTTTGTTTACCTCTCGATGTTCCGGAGGCAGGGCTTGCCACCGGTTCTGTAGCGGGATTTCTGCGGCGGGTGTATGCCCAGGTGAAGTATCTGAGAAAGATTGTTGCCAGGGTATCGCGTTTCCGAGTGCTTCACGTGTTTTGCGGTTATGGGGAGAGTCTGGTATTGTTTTTGGTCCCAGTGATTTTGATTGGCAGATTTTTTGGTAAGCAGGTGATTCTTGATTACCAGTCGCCCGTGGGGTTGTATCGTCGGATTGGTCGAAGCCGGCTGCTCCCGAGGCTGTGGCGCGTCTGCGACAGGGTGGTGGTACCTTCGGTGTATTTGCAGCAGTTGGTCAACAGCTTTGGCGGGCGGGCATTTTACCAGCAGCCATTGCTCCACGTGGGAAATATCGTACCCCGTGTGGTTTCACGGGTGCAGCCGCATCTGGCGGTATGCACCGACCTGGAACGGGAGCACAACGTAGCCTGCGCCATTCGTGCCTTTGAGTTGGTGAAGAGAAAGTATCCGCGCACTGAACTCACCATTGTCGGCGTTGGACGTCAACGCCGAGGTCTTGAAAGTTTCGTATTGGGGCGTAAGCTAAACGGGGTGCATTTTGTTGACGGATCCGGTTATCGCGAGAGGCAGAAGGTGTTGGCTTCGGCGGACGTGTATGTAAACTGTTCTTCGGTTGATTTCCTGTCGGCGGCTACCATAGAGGCCTTTGCGTCCGGACTGCCCGTTGTTTCGACGCCGTGCGGAGGGGGCGGTGATGTATGGCGTGACAGGCGCGACATTATGAGAGTGGACTTCAATCATCATACCGGCGTTGCCGATCGGATCATTGAGTTGGTAGAGGATCCGGCGCTTACTGAGATGCTTTCTCGTCGTTCGGTAGAGATTGCCGATCGCCTGATCCAGAAGGCCGGCGAGGGCGGCTATTCATCGTTGTATCGCGATCTCATCGGTCGGTTGGCCTGA
- a CDS encoding terminase large subunit, which produces MLGISCHEGQKKWLEGSRCRENALVTGNRWGKSFVSALKIIHHAIYRVRDLSYDNAGRYRIVTASITQDQANIIFNQVVRIVRSSPILECLVESITRTPYPRLVFSNGSVIEARSTQNRGEYLLGNDYDLFIFDEVAFETDPEYVVEEVIQMRLADREGRLDLVSTPNGKNWFYLRAREIIEGKREGYFQSGDSRENSFISKRALGERMRNFSERRVQQNIMGQFVDCGGEILRGEYVDRALSEFAGVQAAQETRSLKFISGWDLARKQTATVGITVAYDGETVRVVELDRLQRFDWNIVTAKIKQRQLVYPGEMVIDATGLGDVIVEQLAEYHPQAVLFTEKTKAELLTNLELFHARGRIVYQRWELVDKSGKMWSLEDELRRARWDDNSDCDSVMALALALWPLRKQGGVVLQPRIGRF; this is translated from the coding sequence GTGCTGGGAATATCCTGCCACGAGGGTCAGAAGAAGTGGCTGGAGGGTTCGCGCTGCCGCGAGAATGCTTTGGTCACCGGCAACCGGTGGGGGAAGTCATTCGTGTCGGCGTTGAAAATTATTCATCACGCTATCTACCGCGTAAGGGATCTTTCGTACGACAACGCGGGCAGGTACCGGATCGTTACAGCGTCGATTACTCAGGATCAGGCCAATATCATATTCAACCAGGTGGTGCGGATCGTGAGAAGTTCGCCGATTCTGGAGTGCCTGGTGGAATCGATAACGCGCACCCCGTATCCGCGGCTCGTGTTTTCGAACGGATCCGTGATTGAGGCGCGGTCGACACAAAACCGGGGTGAGTATCTTCTGGGCAACGATTATGATTTATTCATATTCGATGAGGTTGCTTTCGAGACGGATCCGGAGTATGTGGTCGAAGAGGTCATCCAGATGCGTCTGGCGGATCGTGAGGGGAGGCTGGATCTGGTGTCGACGCCGAACGGCAAGAACTGGTTTTATCTGAGGGCGCGGGAGATAATCGAGGGGAAGCGGGAAGGTTATTTTCAGTCGGGGGACAGCCGGGAAAACAGTTTCATCTCAAAGCGGGCGCTGGGCGAGCGAATGCGGAATTTTTCCGAGCGCAGGGTGCAGCAGAATATCATGGGGCAGTTCGTGGATTGCGGCGGGGAGATTCTTCGTGGTGAATATGTGGATCGTGCCCTCTCGGAGTTCGCCGGCGTTCAGGCGGCGCAGGAGACGCGGAGCCTGAAGTTCATATCGGGTTGGGATCTGGCGCGCAAGCAGACAGCGACAGTGGGGATTACGGTTGCGTACGACGGTGAGACAGTACGGGTGGTGGAACTTGACCGGCTCCAGCGATTCGACTGGAATATCGTAACCGCGAAGATAAAGCAACGTCAGTTAGTGTATCCGGGGGAGATGGTAATCGATGCTACCGGGTTGGGCGATGTTATCGTGGAGCAACTGGCGGAGTATCATCCCCAGGCCGTGCTGTTCACGGAGAAGACGAAGGCGGAGCTTTTGACGAATCTGGAGTTATTTCACGCGCGCGGCAGGATTGTTTACCAGCGGTGGGAGCTTGTCGACAAATCGGGGAAGATGTGGTCGCTTGAGGATGAACTTCGCCGGGCCCGGTGGGATGACAACAGCGACTGCGACAGTGTGATGGCGCTTGCTCTGGCGTTGTGGCCTCTTAGAAAGCAGGGGGGAGTTGTACTTCAGCCGAGGATTGGACGTTTCTGA
- a CDS encoding PEP-CTERM sorting domain-containing protein, giving the protein MVRVTRLLLLLLVLALPASIFGLDLTIGSEVISYSGTDIYDYSGYNYQSYITFDNEYVPAGEIGIWGHSLDPAFMTVPDDFTVIRATLQITGWAPNGVGDGIVTVQQDYRWTGPTGWTCLTDYSDKFFELTDIDDHFWNSSPLYVEIAQPAAVGVTLTSSRLLVEYSPADPGTAIPEPTTVVLFGAGLLGAGIYLRKKVFA; this is encoded by the coding sequence ATGGTGAGGGTAACACGTTTACTACTTTTACTTCTTGTGCTGGCTCTGCCGGCATCCATTTTTGGTTTAGACCTGACGATTGGCTCCGAAGTAATAAGCTACTCTGGTACTGATATCTATGACTACTCGGGCTATAACTACCAGTCGTACATCACGTTCGACAACGAATATGTCCCCGCCGGCGAAATCGGCATCTGGGGTCACAGCCTCGATCCAGCCTTCATGACTGTTCCCGATGACTTCACGGTCATCAGAGCCACTCTCCAGATAACTGGATGGGCTCCGAACGGTGTCGGCGATGGTATCGTTACTGTCCAGCAGGATTATCGCTGGACCGGACCGACCGGCTGGACCTGCCTGACTGACTACAGCGACAAATTCTTTGAGCTGACTGACATTGATGACCACTTCTGGAATTCAAGCCCTCTGTATGTCGAGATAGCCCAACCCGCCGCTGTCGGCGTCACACTGACCAGTTCGAGACTTCTGGTGGAGTACAGCCCGGCCGACCCGGGTACTGCCATTCCAGAACCCACGACCGTCGTTCTGTTCGGCGCCGGCCTGCTTGGGGCAGGAATTTACCTGCGCAAGAAGGTCTTTGCCTGA
- a CDS encoding PD-(D/E)XK nuclease family protein → MLSTYSYSSLDTYRTCPRKFKFTYVEKAPTRPGVTADTYLGTAVHRVLRQLYALAADGIVMEPGQVVGLYREQWDKLDRNQISVTSEFYTVDDYVRIGQEMLVRHYEKYRPFKRGTLLGAELLLTFGLPGTPYAFKSYIDRLTKLEDGTVEIVDYKTGQSLIQPSDPRFFYQMGLYQLAVQANYPQFNKVELSQHWLRQDEIISRTLSGEEVELLIEDMRVAIVETIRATRLDDFPAREGTHCSYCDYQHLCPAKAHRRLLEAQQQAETQQALTAEQIRQMADEYLKLYARQKEIKSELEALKANLIEVARQMDMSRFESAMGKISVRFSRKEKFVTKTDDPGAFAEFSAACRELGLDDYFVVDGNGLMRSVYSKRRLNDEQLEKLKNFVIEKEESRVTATLSNESEDDSD, encoded by the coding sequence GTGTTATCTACCTACAGTTACAGTTCACTGGATACTTATCGGACGTGTCCGCGCAAGTTCAAGTTCACTTATGTCGAGAAAGCCCCGACCCGTCCGGGTGTCACCGCCGACACTTATCTCGGGACGGCGGTTCATCGTGTCCTCAGGCAGCTTTATGCTTTGGCGGCGGATGGAATTGTCATGGAGCCGGGTCAGGTGGTGGGTCTTTACCGCGAGCAGTGGGACAAGCTTGATCGCAATCAGATCTCGGTAACATCGGAATTTTACACGGTCGATGATTATGTAAGAATCGGGCAGGAGATGCTTGTCAGGCATTACGAGAAATATCGGCCGTTCAAGCGCGGCACGCTTCTGGGCGCTGAGCTCCTATTGACATTCGGTTTGCCGGGGACGCCGTATGCGTTCAAGAGCTATATAGATCGTTTGACGAAGCTCGAGGACGGCACGGTTGAGATCGTCGACTACAAGACGGGGCAATCGTTGATTCAGCCGTCGGATCCGCGATTTTTTTACCAGATGGGATTGTATCAGCTGGCGGTGCAGGCAAATTATCCGCAGTTCAACAAAGTCGAGTTGAGCCAGCATTGGCTGAGGCAGGACGAGATTATCAGCCGGACTTTGTCGGGGGAAGAGGTGGAATTGCTGATAGAGGACATGCGGGTAGCCATTGTGGAGACAATACGCGCGACGCGGCTGGACGATTTTCCTGCCCGCGAGGGGACTCACTGCAGTTATTGCGATTATCAACATCTTTGCCCGGCGAAAGCGCATCGTCGGTTGTTGGAGGCACAGCAGCAGGCCGAGACGCAGCAGGCGTTGACGGCGGAGCAGATCCGCCAGATGGCCGATGAATATTTGAAGTTGTACGCCCGGCAGAAGGAAATAAAATCGGAGTTAGAGGCGCTGAAGGCGAATCTCATCGAGGTTGCGCGGCAGATGGATATGTCGCGGTTCGAGAGCGCGATGGGGAAAATTTCGGTACGTTTTTCGCGTAAGGAGAAGTTCGTGACGAAGACGGATGATCCGGGGGCTTTCGCGGAATTTTCGGCTGCTTGTCGAGAGCTGGGTCTGGATGATTATTTCGTGGTAGACGGTAATGGTTTGATGCGCAGTGTTTATTCGAAGAGGCGTCTTAATGACGAGCAACTGGAGAAATTGAAGAATTTCGTAATCGAGAAGGAAGAAAGCCGGGTTACGGCCACGTTGAGTAACGAGTCGGAGGACGACAGCGACTGA
- a CDS encoding glycosyltransferase — MGDTETKFRLAVIIPVRDEERFLDQTLDQLYLQDFPMDSLEVAVVDGGSRDRTRGIAESFKSRFGSLKVLDNPRRISSSGRNIGVQHTTAPYIVFLNGHTYIPSKNFLKDIIATFEATGADCLCRARPLTPPDINEFEWAVAVCRGSALGHNPVSQAYTDFEGYVDPTSTGAMYRREVFTKVGLFDEAFDICNDVEFNHRVRIFGLKSYLSPKLKVFHYPRGTIQSLWNQMTRIGAGRFNFTQKHQIFSPLQWFAGLAVLFLALMLVLSLVSSPVAEVLRTMLAFYILIVVLFSLVLSLREKRIGCLLYGPVIFPAIHFGLGVGFLKGMAGKFHEADS; from the coding sequence ATGGGTGATACGGAAACCAAATTCAGGCTGGCGGTAATCATACCGGTTCGGGACGAAGAGCGATTTCTTGACCAGACTCTCGACCAGCTTTATTTGCAGGACTTTCCGATGGACAGTCTGGAGGTGGCGGTGGTTGATGGCGGTTCCAGGGACCGTACCCGTGGGATTGCCGAATCGTTCAAGAGTCGTTTCGGGTCGTTAAAGGTTCTGGATAATCCGCGCCGGATTTCGTCTTCGGGCCGCAATATCGGGGTGCAGCATACGACAGCGCCGTATATCGTTTTTCTGAATGGTCATACTTACATTCCCAGCAAGAATTTCCTGAAGGATATTATTGCCACGTTTGAAGCTACCGGAGCCGACTGTCTGTGCCGGGCCCGTCCGCTTACACCGCCGGACATAAATGAATTCGAGTGGGCGGTGGCGGTCTGCCGGGGTTCGGCGCTGGGGCATAACCCGGTATCGCAGGCGTACACCGATTTTGAAGGATACGTTGATCCTACGTCGACGGGAGCCATGTATCGCCGGGAGGTTTTCACGAAGGTAGGTTTGTTCGATGAAGCATTCGATATTTGTAACGATGTTGAGTTCAATCATCGAGTGAGGATTTTCGGGCTGAAGTCATACCTGTCGCCGAAGTTGAAGGTATTTCATTATCCGCGGGGGACGATACAGAGTCTTTGGAACCAGATGACCCGTATCGGGGCGGGCCGGTTCAATTTTACCCAGAAGCATCAGATATTCTCGCCGCTCCAGTGGTTTGCAGGGTTGGCGGTGCTGTTTCTCGCGCTGATGTTGGTTCTGTCATTGGTTTCATCGCCCGTGGCTGAAGTGTTGAGGACGATGCTGGCGTTTTATATTCTGATCGTGGTTCTTTTTTCGCTGGTGCTGTCTTTGAGAGAGAAAAGGATCGGTTGTTTGCTTTACGGGCCGGTAATATTCCCGGCCATTCATTTCGGACTCGGGGTTGGATTCCTCAAGGGAATGGCCGGTAAGTTCCACGAGGCTGATTCCTAA
- a CDS encoding PEP-CTERM sorting domain-containing protein: MSRHFKNVILVAIALLIPATLSAFSFVESVQDYGIDAGGYNYVSTVNFECGTVFWGQTANWWHTLSSDYMPVPGAYQVNQAVLEIQGWQMLGFGGEIVQVGGTAYWTPIHGWSFYNTSSAIFDLSETADSYWNSPFLNVSFTPVFELGASLTRSTLRIDYDRVLTAGDGGTTIATPEPTSVLLMGLGLMGGKILTRRRKSS; the protein is encoded by the coding sequence ATGAGCAGACATTTCAAAAACGTGATCCTGGTGGCAATTGCGCTGTTGATACCGGCAACATTGTCCGCCTTCTCATTCGTTGAATCAGTTCAAGATTACGGTATCGATGCGGGCGGTTACAACTATGTTTCGACCGTAAACTTCGAATGCGGCACTGTTTTCTGGGGGCAAACCGCCAATTGGTGGCACACTCTAAGCTCCGACTATATGCCTGTCCCGGGAGCCTACCAGGTAAACCAGGCAGTGCTGGAAATTCAGGGCTGGCAGATGCTCGGTTTTGGCGGTGAAATCGTACAGGTCGGTGGAACCGCTTACTGGACGCCTATTCATGGATGGAGCTTCTATAACACCAGCAGCGCCATCTTCGATCTCTCTGAAACCGCCGACAGCTATTGGAACTCTCCCTTCTTGAATGTCTCCTTCACCCCGGTATTCGAATTGGGCGCTTCCCTGACCCGCTCCACTCTTAGAATCGATTACGATCGCGTCCTCACGGCAGGTGACGGCGGCACAACCATTGCCACGCCGGAACCAACGTCAGTTTTGCTCATGGGCTTAGGTCTCATGGGCGGCAAAATCCTCACACGAAGAAGAAAGAGCTCTTGA